The following DNA comes from Occultella kanbiaonis.
GGCGCAGCCGTGCGCCTGAGGTAGTCTCACTCCGGCGCCCCCGCGCGAATACGCGGGGATCCGGGCCTATAGCTCAGTCGGTTAGAGCGCTTCCCTGATAAGGAAGAGGTCGCTGGTTCGAGTCCAGCTAGGCCCACGTCTCGCAGATCAGGAAGGTGGCGGGTGGCGATGAAGAAGCTCCTCACACTCCTGGCGGTGGCCGCCGCCGGGTACTTCGTCTGGCGGAAGTTCGCCGCGGACCGCGACGAGCGGGATCTGTGGGCAGAGGTCACCGACCCGCTGCCCTGAACCGAACAGGTCCCGGGCGAACCTCACAAACTACACACGGGGCCATGGCGCAATTGGTAGCGCACCTGCTTTGCAAGCAGGGGGTTGCGGGTTCGAGTCCCGCTGGCTCCACCATCGTGGTGCTCCCCCGGGCGCGGGGTGAGCACTGGACCGGCGTCGGCGGCGCGTGGCACCATCGAAGCATGTGCCGAAACATACGCCCACTGCACAACTTCGAGCCGCACGCAACGTCCGGCGAGGTCCACGACGCCGCGTTGCAGTTCGTTCGCAAGATCAGCGGAATGAACAAGCCGTCCCAGGCGAACGCCGAGGCGTTCGACCGTGCCGTCGCCGAGATCACCCACATCACCGAGCACCTGCTCGACGACCTGGTCACCACGGCCCCGCCGAAGAACCGCGACGAGGAGGCCGCCAAGGCCAAGGCCCGCTCGGAGAAGCGGTTCCCTCGGACCGAGCCGGCCGCCGTCGCCTCCTAGGCCCGGGTCCGCCGAAGCCGGTCGGTACCGGCAGTCGCTGTCCGGTCCGCCCGGCCGCGCCTAGGGGCGCGGCGGTATCACGCCGGCGATGCCGGCCCGCACGAGCCTGCCGACATCCTCACCGATCGGGGTTGGCAACGCATCCAGCGGCCACCAGCGCACGTCGTCGGACTCGTCGCTGACCACGGGCTCGGTGCGGCCCGACGGGTCGACTCCCACGAACCTGAGATCCAGGTGCTCGGTGCAGTGGGAGTAGGCGCTCGCGGGCAACGCATGGCGGTCCAGATCCACCAGCTCACCGAGCTGCACGCCCGACAGTCCTGACTCCTCCCGGGTCTCCCGCTCGGCGGCGTCACGGATCGAGGCGTCCTCGGGCTCGAAGTGCCCGCCGAAGGGGAGCCAGATGCCGATCTTCGCGTGCAGCGT
Coding sequences within:
- a CDS encoding DLW-39 family protein; protein product: MKKLLTLLAVAAAGYFVWRKFAADRDERDLWAEVTDPLP
- a CDS encoding DUF2277 domain-containing protein encodes the protein MCRNIRPLHNFEPHATSGEVHDAALQFVRKISGMNKPSQANAEAFDRAVAEITHITEHLLDDLVTTAPPKNRDEEAAKAKARSEKRFPRTEPAAVAS
- a CDS encoding NUDIX hydrolase, which codes for MWRHGTPAHLTASCIVLDADRTHVLLTLHAKIGIWLPFGGHFEPEDASIRDAAERETREESGLSGVQLGELVDLDRHALPASAYSHCTEHLDLRFVGVDPSGRTEPVVSDESDDVRWWPLDALPTPIGEDVGRLVRAGIAGVIPPRP